In Sphingobacterium sp. SRCM116780, the genomic stretch TGGCATTATTTGAGGGTACCCGTGAGAAATTTCATCAGTATGGAAATTATAAAAAACATCTGACAATGGCTAAAGAAGCAGCTGAGGCGGTTATCAATTCGGGAGTACATACATTGTTTACCCAACAAACAACGGGTACGAATGGAAATATAATGAATGATGCTTATTTCAATCTTTTTCAAGAAGCAGGTGATGGTCGAGCTAATAAAGAGAATATCATCGCAAAAGTTTATGGAATCAGTAGAGAAAATAGTGTGATTTCAACCCCTGTTCAACGTTATTATGAAGGAAATTCGATCGTTCCTACACAGAACTTTGTCGATTATTATTTGATGGCTGATGGTCTTCCTATTGATAAATCACCCTTGTATCAAGCACCTGATAAATCGATGACGCATGCCCAGTATTTTAATAAGAAAGATCCGCGGATGAGTTTTACTTTATTTAAAAGAGGAGATGAGTTTATTTCAAGTAGTAATTATACTATTCCGAATGCGTCACAACAAAGAAGTGGGTATGGCATACGTAAATACGCCAATAAGAATTTTTGGAATTTACAAGCATCTTATATAGACCGTCCGGTACTCCGTTATGCTGAAGTTTTATTGAATTATGCGGAGGCTGTTTTCGAATTGAATGAAAACATCTCCGACGCAGATTTGGATAAGACGATCAATGCGTTAAGAAATAGATTACCGCAGATCAATATCGGTACAGATGCAAATCCTAATTTTGTATCGATGGCTAAATTAACGAATGCATTTGTTAATGCCAATGGGTTGAATATGCGAAATGAAATCAGAAGAGAACGTAAAGTAGAACTATCTTTTGAAGGATTAGCGTATTGGGATCTGATTCGCTGGAAAACCGCTGAAATCGAATTGCCGAAGACTTTACTGGGGAGCTATTTGTTTAGCGAATATTTAACAGATCCTGGGCAAAAATGGGATGCTTCCAAGACTCCAGTAAATGATAAAAACTATATCATTTTGCAGAATGCCTCCTTGCGAAAGTTTGATCCAAGTAAAGACTATCTTTGGCCATTACCAACGACTGAAATTGCCAAAAATCCAAAATTGGAACAAAATCCAAATTGGTAACAATTTTCAAATAGGATCATACAAAGGGAGTATGTGTATTTACACATACTCCCTTTGTATATAGGCTTGTCAGCTTTGCTCACCTCAAGAAGTAGGGCAGTCCGTTAATTCCAACCAAAAAATGGGAGCTACTTAGGCTCCCATTTTATTTCACTATTGCTATTCAACAATTAAAATATATAACTTCTATCCAAGGATAATATTAACTACCATATAGTCTAGAACGTACACAGCGAATCGGCATAGCTGTACGAGTCGTGATACCAGCCTCAAAAGCTTGAATACCACTTTGTGGAGTTCCTTGATAATCTGTATGTACAGAAGCGGTAACTTTACCTGTATTATCTAGTGCTAGTTTTAAATAATAGTTTACACTTGGAACAGTTTGACCACTTGGGTTGGTATAAGAACCTCCTATATCTAACCAAAAATAACCGTATCCTGTTACCGTACTAGAAGTAGTATAAGGTATACTTGCCGCTACCATAGCATAATTATTATTCAC encodes the following:
- a CDS encoding RagB/SusD family nutrient uptake outer membrane protein, producing the protein MKKRFIYILLVSMSFSSIVSCKIDEIPETSMSDANFWNTVTDLRMAANYFYSTLPGLTSSEVSMDNWSADAYPNTTGNSISDGSRVTPATSDDYDYYKIYQANKLIEKSQQILDKGGDVTQVNWYVGEARFFRAMYYFEMLKRFGGVPLITKTMEVNDPDVYLPRASRDEVLQLIFDDIDYAASVLRTADELNTAKEYGRISKTGALAFKSRVALFEGTREKFHQYGNYKKHLTMAKEAAEAVINSGVHTLFTQQTTGTNGNIMNDAYFNLFQEAGDGRANKENIIAKVYGISRENSVISTPVQRYYEGNSIVPTQNFVDYYLMADGLPIDKSPLYQAPDKSMTHAQYFNKKDPRMSFTLFKRGDEFISSSNYTIPNASQQRSGYGIRKYANKNFWNLQASYIDRPVLRYAEVLLNYAEAVFELNENISDADLDKTINALRNRLPQINIGTDANPNFVSMAKLTNAFVNANGLNMRNEIRRERKVELSFEGLAYWDLIRWKTAEIELPKTLLGSYLFSEYLTDPGQKWDASKTPVNDKNYIILQNASLRKFDPSKDYLWPLPTTEIAKNPKLEQNPNW